The genomic DNA TTGATGAAGTCGGAGTGGGGCTGGCTCAAGGACTTCTTCTACGAGAACATCCTGAAGACCATGTCGGAAAAGGTGGGTAACAAAAGTCAAAAGTAAAATATCTACTTGAGTCCAACGGACGCGATATCGCGTCCGTAATGGCAGTCAAAATTCAATTCTAAATTGATAAACTTAAGGTTGTTCTTTGTCTGGCACTGTTACTCACGTCAGTCAGGCATATTAGATATATTACTAAATAATAGATAACTCATAAGTTTTCATGTCATAAGTCTACTTTTTTGGCGTAGGTAATGAACAAATTGTCAGTTCTTAAAGTAGATATGTCTTATAGCATAGCcctaaatgaataaaaaatgtttatggGGATTTATGATTTAGACGGCCGAACATCGATCAATTCTCGCTCTTagcagtaattaattaattagtacTACTTTTACTGTGTACTTTTAGGAGCGGATGAGCCTAACCCCTCCACCGACACACAACGCGTTGCAGCTCACACACAAGTTCCTGTCACACAGTGTGTGTGTGCCTGAGGCCAAGGGGCCTACGCAGGGGCCTACTCCCGGTAAGTTAAACTAAACATAagtaattatataaaataaaataaactactgtcaatattctatgggaatttCGAAGATTCTGACATTTTGCACTCATTATATTTTCTACCTCTAATTAAAGAGAAGCAATTTTTTAAAACTGTTTAATTGACAGCCTcagcttttttttttatctacgtatttagaaggagcctttatctatgggacatgtcggctccgttgggcctctacattacATCACTACATTACATTAGTGTTGATCAAAGAAATGGTACACGAACTTCGCATGTTTAGATAGGGGTTCcgccaatatcgactggaaaacCCTAACATCTGTTGCTGCATAGCCCCCAGCTTCAAATAATTGTGCCCTCTTGTCCCGAGTCCGAACACATTAAGCTGAACTTGACGTCTGAAAAATtccaaaatacaaatacattttttccttTCTTCAAGGTCCCTATTTACCCGAGTCAGAAAGATCGGAGCCTCCCAACGAGCACCTCTACAACAGGAACGTCCTCTGGACCTTCGAGGACATCCAAATGCTCATCGGCAGCGACCTGCCCATCTTCGGAGACAAGGACAGACCTTGCGTCTCTCTCCGACTAAGAGACGCCAGGGAACCTATCAATGTCCTGACAGGAATAGACTACTGGCTTGATAATCTCATGTGTAACGTTCCCGAAGTCCTAATGTGTTACCACTTAGATGGTATAGTACAGAAATATGAGCCGATGAAAACTGAGGATCTACCCAATATGGAGAACTCGAAATTCTCACCAAAAGTCGTAAGAAACGTCGCTCAGAATATACTTTCTTTTTTGAAATATAATGCGACGAAAGCTGGACATACGTATTGGCTGTTTAAAGGTCCTCATGACGATGTTGTTAAATTATACGATTTGACTTCGCTGTGTCCGGATAGTTTGGACAATCCTTTCACGACTCCTGTAGCTATGCtcctatacagggtggcaaGGAATATGAGGCTGACGAACAGGTCGAGACATGTTAGGCAGCTGTTGGAGCAAGCGATAAATCTATTAAAGGTGGAGAGATATCCGCAGATAGTGGCGTCTTCGCATTATATGTTAGCGGATTTGTATGTGCCGGCGACTACCAATCCGGCTTGTCCGGATTTTAAAGGTTAGTAACGTGTTATTACtactgtcacagaataaataatagtactaggtacctacagaagactcactctctaacaaaaggcgtctgtcacgatcagcacagatatggccgctaggtggcgacagcgtcacgcgcggcttatggcagaccccaaaattggggtcgaacgggtgtacttttagctacctgtagcaaagcgacgaaatcgcggagtgagtcacgcctgctaCTGTAATGAGATATcacagtttattttaaactcctacggcccagccatacaaatgcgAAACCCCTTTGCCAATGAAATTTGAACATATAGTGCAGGCAATagggtttaattttatttgtttgaaaaattaacgaaacaaaagaaatgcaactctgttccattTATCCCAACCAACcgaagtactataggtaggaccttgggccttaagAGGTTAACAgtatattagggttccgtacccaaagggtaaaacgggaccctattactaagacttcgctgtccgtccgtccgtctgtccgtctgtctgtcaccaggctgtatctcacgaaccgtgatagctagacagttgaaattttcacagatgatgtatttctgtttccgctataacaacaaatactaaaaacagaataagataaagatttaagtggggctcccatacagcaaacgtgatttttgaccaaagttaagcaacgtcgggcggggtcagtacttggatgggtgaccgttttctttttgcatttttttccgttttttttttgctttatggtacggaacccttcgtgcgcgagtccgactcgcacttgcccggtttttaagtaTATCTGATTATCTGAGGCACCTTAGCATAATTATCATAACATCTATATTTAAACAATGATACAATTTGATAATTATTAATCCGCCGTCTtattattctaaatatcaacccccttattcataaacgtttactaaagttgacaagccgataataatcgtttgtccctttccatcataccaataagtcggaaagggacaaacgattattatcggcttgttagctttagtaaacgtttatgaataagggggcaaAAATATATCAATGTTTAAATATCGACTTAAAGTGCCTACATTTAGGTTGAAAATCAAATGCTGATGATGGTACATAAACCATTTCTTAACGAGGATATTGTATTAGAAGTATTTCTGCTGCTTTGtatacataatatgtgtataattCATATAAAAATCAGTTATGGTGGAACTAGTTGCCACAGATGAGTCTTGGTAGCTTAGCAGGGTAGGCACCAGCCTCAGAGGTACCAACCGTAGTCGCGAGTTCACATCTCACCAGATGCGaagattttttattaattagggttccgtactcaaagggtaaaacgagaccctattactaagactctgctgtccgtccgtccgtccgtccgtccgtctgtcatcaggctgtgtctcacgaaccgtgatagctagacatttagaaattttcacagatgtatttctgttgccgctataacaacaaatactaaaaacagagtaaaataaagatttaagtggggctcccatacaacaaacgtgatttttgaccgaagttaagcaacgtcgggcgaggtcagtacttggatgggtgaccgtttttttttgcctttttttgcattatggaacccttcgtgcgcgagtccgactcgcacttgcccggtttttttctgtGATTTCGTTAGGTTTCAACTCCGCCAAGTCCAAAATTAATCTAGGTTACTAATTATATGGTTTCAGATGAAAGCTCGGACTCAGAAAGCGAAGACCCCGACTTCGAGCCAACCGAAGTCACATCAGAGCGAGACACAGAGAGCGTAAAAGATGAGACAGAAGTATTTAACGACGATATAGAAGACAACAGTGGCGCCAACGGTGACAGTGGTGATAAAAATGAAAGTGATGATAAAGTTAGTGATGGTAAAATCAGTGATGGTAAAGTTAGTGATGGTAAAGTCAGTGATGGTAAAGTTAGTGATGGTAAAAGTGAGTGTGGGGATGGAGATGGGGAGAAGGAGGAGAAATCGTTGGCGTTGCAGATGAGGGGGTTGGCGTTGAGAGATATTGGCGATAAGATGAAGAAAGAGGAGGTGAGTTGACTATTTTTTCTAATAGGTTAGTTTCGtaaggcccccccacatctggcgtctttcgagcgtcggcgtctacaactgtatggccgcgctcgacgcaacgtcaacacaacgtcgacgcaactgcgcagcgacgtcattatctatagcgctgaccagacgccgacagacgccgacgctcgaaagacgctagatgtagGGGGGCCCTAAGCTACTACCGGTGACTTCTCCTGCTTAAAAGTCGATAAACTCCCTTCCCCTTAAGGTTCAGTCACACAGGCGCATTTTCCGGGCGGGGTGTGAGCGgagcgcgccgcttttacatataaaacgctcacgccccgcctgGAAACGCGCGTGTGTGATGGAACCTTTAGTATCTTTGTAGGTACTAAGTTGCAAGTTCCTTTGCACCTCCTTAGGGAATAAATTTCTGGATAAAAAAGTATCCAATATCCTTCTCCAGGTTATAAACTATATGTGTGGCAATTTTTTTCGAAATTCGTTCAGTCATTTTTGCGTAGATGAGTAAGAAACATCCCATTTACAATATTAGTAGAATTTTATGAAAAAGAAGCATACATATTTGTGTGGTACATATTTATTGAAAACAGTGTCTTCTATGTACTAAGAGCCCTCTCTTAGTACATAGAAGAAAAGAAGATAAGCGCCTgcttaacttatttttttaatctaaaTTGTGGTTATAGTTTTCTTTagaaatacttttgtaagtactttcttgtcatcatcatcatcatctcaggcataagacgtccactgctgaacataggcctcccccttggacctccaaaACTACCTTAGCCAGAGCACCGGGGGTCGCCGGAACCTCGGGGCCGTGGTTTTATTGTGCTCTGCATGATGGGatgtgaatgccataatcgccacgcttggcaggcgggttggcgatcgcagtcgagtacaccgaatttgagggacgctgctgcccgtccaccggtggccttggacgtagtttaaggacatacccgggtactTTCTTGTAAATAATGTTTAATTACAGGACAATAAGCGTAAAGGGAGCGAAGCCAAAGGCCTTGGTGTCGAGCCTCCAGACCGCTGCGGTCATGCTCTGAGACACGCACTGAAAGGGTTACTAGCGCTGCACAATGTTACCATAGACAAGTGCAAGGTAAGATAAAATATTCTTTATGGAAATCGTCATGGTAGTCGATTTCGAGGTTTTCATAGCACCAATGAAATAGAGTCAAAAGGAATAAATCTCGCAGTATAGCCTGCTGCCGCTATGGTCACGCTCACTGACCGTAAGATGTGtcgaaataattttaaaaatggtgACCTGTACTACCTTATTACCAATAAATGATGTCTATCTTAGAAGCTAAGAGCAAGGCACCTTTTTGGGAAACTTGTCATGGTAGCCGATTTCGTGGTTTTCAGTGGTACGGAatagatgtaggtacctacttgtactATGGACTCGAATATCCTTGTCATATCAACAAACGTAAAGGTCGCGAAGCCAATGGTAGTCGATTTCGAGGATTTAAGTGTTCtatacataatttcatataCAGGGTTTCGACTAGCTTTTCAAATAAAATTCTATTTGGCATTCATTATGTAGTTTACATACTCATATCTAGTGTGTAGAGCAAACatgatcaataaataattagtCTATTCtcttttatcatatttaaagcACTATTATTACTCCCCACAGGAGGAAGAACGAGAAAGGTTGAAAGAACAAATACTAATAGAAGAGCAGCATCCAAAAATGGCGAACCCCTACGAACCTATATCCATGAACTACGAACCGATCAAACAAATCAACAAAACAGACAAAGAACACAACTCACGAAGTCGCCGAAGGAAACGAGAAAAGAAGAACTCTAAAAGCGAATATTTAATAGAAGCAAACAGTAATATAGATAAAAACGCAATCTTAGTCAGAAAAGAGCAGAAAAAACTACCTTCTTACAGCGAAACTAACAGAGATGACAATTTCGCTTggaaattacatttaaaaacgTTACTATACGAAAAAATCTGCCTAGCATATGCTACTTTGGCTGAATATAGCTACGCTCACGAACAATATGGTTTTTCGTTAAAATACATAGATTTAGCTAGCAAATGTCAAAAGTTATTATCCAATATGATTATTAAAAGTAAGGTGGTTGATTCTAGTTGCCTTATAGGGAGGGTTGGCGATAATTTCTTCCAGTTGAGTAAGAATTGGCATAGACTGGAGCAGTTTAAGAAACAGTTTGAAACGGATCATGACATTGACAGTCAGATTAAGCTGGAGATTGAGAATGATCTGGTGGAGGAAGTAGAGGGGGTTTTGACGAATGAATTTGATTTGGGTAAGTTGATAAAAGTACTATTCATAACTTAGAaatgttataaatatagtctgtcaagccatttccgtcagtagaaaatattgcaaatttaaaaaatgtaggtgcgaagggtaatcgtcccatagaaaatttaatttcgcgccttttcctactgacaaacttgtttgaccggctatagtaTAGTGTGTGTTGAAAATAGTTGTAATGTATAATTAGCCTTATGAATCTATTTTGCGTGTATAACTAGCCTTATGAATCTATTTTGCGTGTATAACTAGCCTTAAACTATAGTTTTTgattcattatttttgtatgtaggtatcatTGTAATTTTGTTAgaggtaaatatatatttttccctCACTTACCCGTTGACCATGAACGCTGTCGAAACGTCGGGACGTATTATAAATTcattatacgcgatataatctgtttccatagttttattttacaaatagtttttatttttttcccttTTCAGACATATCGCTACCAAACAGCGAGCTGTCTTCGATGTTGGCGTGTTGCTCATACTATCGCCTCGCTTTAGCAGCGACGAGCGACAAGCGGGCCGAGCTACAACGGCGACTTGCTTCCGTCACCAACGAGTTAGCGGTTAGATACATGAATGATGCTCAACGTAAGTTACTTCTTGTTAATGGGGTTAGCAACTGTCAaacgtttgcatagatggcgccatcatagcttgcccctttttctatgagatttgccttaaagggctggcatccagggcataaaattccattaaagaaacaaaaatttgacacaattctatggattgacagggcaagctatgctggcgccatctgctaaatgtCAGGCATGTTTGCCGAGGCGCACACGGATGGCTTCCATGCCATCAGACGCAAGAGGGTAGCCTCTTTGCTGCGACGAGTGAGAGACAGTAATAACAACATCCTGAGGATGGTGGCTGGACGCCTCGACTGTCcaatattatgtgttccgtactccacatcggatatcttcattgagagagtaacgcgatcgttgaccaatgatgccgctagcgtctatgtagtcgctccgccccacgccgtgacgtagttccgcttccacttcctgcgaaccgttgctcgcttcccgccactcgccaccgccatgtcattgtttcgtcgaccgtctcgaccgatggtccgcaaatattttttgcgtatatttttgcagcatggtgctttaacatttccgatccaaagctcggtcgattaaatagtgagatatggcagagatcgccactattagtcttttggcggtctcgcgatcgaagtcatcgaacggtgcttttcgattctacccacttttttcttgctaaattaattttcacattccatgctgctaaaatcgttaccgttaactcgcattttcgagatcgaagtaggaagtgcgtcagtggtttttgttaacaagtggtaacaagtcgctccgcatcggagagggaacgtgcggtcatcgtgcctgcggcggcgggggcggcgcccgggcggcgcggcggcggacggcctgcgcgcgctgctttcgggcgccgcgcttcgctgataaggaggtttggattgtctcgaaccatccggtgagccagtttaagatattctaattttattggcgttcagaagttacttcgtcactcgcggagggttctcaggcagtagcctgggagtacttcgtgttgttagttgcggcgcgaccggggcgccccgacccccggcgcgggggcgcgggcccggcgcccgcccccgcccgcgcgcgccgcgtcttctgctgtcgtccaaggtgactccgagacaccgcgacgctgcgggccacgggggacgcctccagtccgcaggactcggcgagacgtcacacgcccgctcctgttactgcagtcgcggtgcggacgcctccagtccgcgggactccgagagacgtcacacgcccgctcctgttgctgcagtcgcggtgcggacgcctccagtccgcgggactccgagagacgtcacacgcccgctcctgttgctgcagtggcggtgcggacgcctccagtccgcgggactccgagagacgtcacacgcccgctcctgttgctgcagtcgcggtgcggacgcctccagtccgcgggactccgagagacgtcacacgcccgctcctgttgctgcagtcgcggtgcggacgcctccagtccgcgggactccgagaggcgtcacacgcccgctcctgctgctgcagtcgctgtgcggacgcctccagtccgcgggactccgagagacgtcacacgcccgctcctgttgctgcagtcacggtgcggacgcctccagtccgcgggactccgcgagacgttacacgcccgctcctattgctgcagttgcggtgcggacgcttccagtccagcgggactccgagagatccgcgtggctctgcgcgtcacacgcccgctcctgcagctgcgggcgcatcgcgggtggatcgcgccaaggtgaaggcggaccgcttctgcgtcccgactgctcgagcggaaggaaggtaagttacgtgtaagcagtggaaagactacgagtacagcgacgatcgccgcgttggttgccggccgtcatgacgtcgctggtgacctacgcgccggtggtggccaccacgatggcaccgccgagggcaacagcgtcgccgtgatgatgcgtgcaactacgagcctagccatcggcgcctcccgtgccggtaacgtccgtcacgcgcaccggcgcctgtcgagctggccgccacgacggcgcctctcgcacctgagcctggcgacggtggccgccatgatggcgccgcccgctcgatgacaccgcctgccccccgagctggccgccacgatggcgcctctcgcattacgcatcgacgcggcggcggcggctgccacaatggcgctgcccgccacgatgatgccgcccgccacgatggcaccaccacctgcgcactggcgcctctcgagctggccgccacgatggcgcctctcgcctcacagcagtgcctcccagaccagccagccagacggcgaccgcctcatgcaccggtgcctcccgagctggccgccacgatggcgcctctcgccgcacgcaccggcgcctcccgaaccagtggcggccgccatgagccgcccggcctcaggcaccgatgccccccccccccccccgagccggccgccacgatggcgcccctagcttcacgcaccggcgcctcccgagcggcggcggttgccacaatcacgccgatgctgtccaccgatgctgcaactacgacgatgtcgtcccttgctcgctgggcgccacagtatcagttttgtcctgtccacatggttccattgaggtacgcaggcgcctatagctatggtgcaggtataggtatggtatggtacagcacgaacagaccgctaagctcttggtttcggttaaagaatcctccggcgacggcaaacaaggtcgtaaagagccccgtcctagcgcggctcgactgcccggagttgaaagcggtaagatatgtcgatactcagaggaaaatacgtcgtgttcccgggcttcataaaggtgctgatcgacttcgctgtgtcgcttcgaagctcctacgacttctcgaggccatggagtggtccaaccggagaacagctagcgacaaggccctgtgcgaccgctcgaaaccgaggtgaaaggcatcgaaaaggtctgcagacttcacataattatctctacttgctcgcgctctccagcttaagttccgtcttacaaagacgaactcgtgcgaaaagccataataaacaaaatgggacaaataaacccgctgcgcctgaacaagcttgagtttccggtgctaagagaaaggggccaggaggactccagcagtttccatctgtctgtattcgactttatcgaaacagttttgttacgcaaagcgccaaaatcgattttagacttgatttcatcagttcgatttccttaaaagcatgctactaactcgatgccctatactaactcgatatagggtgtctc from Cydia fagiglandana chromosome 21, ilCydFagi1.1, whole genome shotgun sequence includes the following:
- the LOC134675098 gene encoding erythroid differentiation-related factor 1 isoform X2, whose translation is MEEENEYEYKRTKDRSPSPGIKSTAVVKYTAFPSPVSYARLQCNTDLNLPPSNWGAAIDSYGLKQILTGSTPLSSFRMAHMFPDCVGAVDVISGAECIKKLLKLPYQPNGTVSMMVHRVENTLLLDDFDVYDYLMKSEWGWLKDFFYENILKTMSEKERMSLTPPPTHNALQLTHKFLSHSVCVPEAKGPTQGPTPGPYLPESERSEPPNEHLYNRNVLWTFEDIQMLIGSDLPIFGDKDRPCVSLRLRDAREPINVLTGIDYWLDNLMCNVPEVLMCYHLDGIVQKYEPMKTEDLPNMENSKFSPKVVRNVAQNILSFLKYNATKAGHTYWLFKGPHDDVVKLYDLTSLCPDSLDNPFTTPVAMLLYRVARNMRLTNRSRHVRQLLEQAINLLKVERYPQIVASSHYMLADLYVPATTNPACPDFKDESSDSESEDPDFEPTEVTSERDTESVKDETEVFNDDIEDNSGANGDSGDKNESDDKVSDGKISDGKVSDGKVSDGKVSDGKSECGDGDGEKEEKSLALQMRGLALRDIGDKMKKEEDNKRKGSEAKGLGVEPPDRCGHALRHALKGLLALHNVTIDKCKEEERERLKEQILIEEQHPKMANPYEPISMNYEPIKQINKTDKEHNSRSRRRKREKKNSKSEYLIEANSNIDKNAILVRKEQKKLPSYSETNRDDNFAWKLHLKTLLYEKICLAYATLAEYSYAHEQYGFSLKYIDLASKCQKLLSNMIIKSKVVDSSCLIGRVGDNFFQLSKNWHRLEQFKKQFETDHDIDSQIKLEIENDLVEEVEGVLTNEFDLDISLPNSELSSMLACCSYYRLALAATSDKRAELQRRLASVTNELAVRYMNDAQQIYAKYNEEDPQDPKAQLLLKQFNNLSKRSLECLDEASAIFEEVNDVPNLALLYCNKGRYLRFKAHCDQGSFDEKKRKLYNTAEELYLTALKLVGRGDTGGVRELVQWELSCHLYTRAVLMQDCPGSRPNEVSEVAEAFNHALKYCQLTPGPRQYLYQFRAAMIHHRLGSLYHSQYRITSEEGPKRRALLNSARSNYMSCTHMFAALEDASMFLTARLEHVALCECSAAVSPNLKLKSLQTAIELLRQSHSIMQLLKHRDPEDLKDTPKSEDHDEKTMKNEHSLLSLFENRLHYILKSIIQYCRSKSNKDYEKMTDMYKRLYSASLKIKKDDDIRMYAGSICDVLEAMDGICKEFE